The following are encoded in a window of Cyanobacteriota bacterium genomic DNA:
- a CDS encoding glycosyltransferase family 4 protein, whose amino-acid sequence ITCIYELPIAFYRTSQTIQQEEADRFPQFAQALVAAREPSWKIKRKYQELQLADRIIVPSSFVLASVTNEGIPPERITVIPYGAPIDYFQPQPKPDSVFRALFVGRVGPRKGVHYLLEAWRSLQLVNAELMMVGINEFPSDWFSRHAERVHYLPSVPHASLQQYYSQASVLVLPSLVEGMSLVLLEAMACGIPLITTPNAAGLDLITDGVEGFIVPIRDVDALKTRLEWCYQHPEQLAAMGRNARRKAEELSWTLYRDRIRQTVMAALS is encoded by the coding sequence ATTACCTGCATTTACGAACTGCCTATTGCTTTCTATCGCACGAGCCAGACCATTCAGCAGGAGGAGGCCGATCGCTTTCCCCAATTTGCCCAGGCACTAGTGGCAGCCCGTGAACCATCGTGGAAGATTAAGCGCAAATATCAAGAACTTCAGCTAGCTGATCGCATCATCGTTCCCTCTAGTTTTGTACTGGCTTCGGTCACCAATGAGGGCATTCCCCCAGAGCGCATTACCGTTATCCCCTATGGCGCACCGATCGACTACTTTCAACCCCAACCTAAGCCTGACTCTGTATTCCGCGCTTTATTCGTAGGTCGAGTTGGGCCTCGAAAAGGTGTGCACTACCTGCTAGAGGCATGGCGATCGCTGCAGTTGGTCAATGCCGAGTTGATGATGGTTGGCATTAATGAGTTTCCCTCTGATTGGTTTAGCCGTCACGCTGAGCGCGTGCACTACTTGCCCTCTGTACCCCATGCTAGTCTTCAGCAATATTACAGCCAAGCCTCGGTGCTAGTGTTGCCCTCTTTGGTTGAAGGCATGTCTCTCGTACTGTTAGAAGCGATGGCCTGCGGCATTCCTCTAATCACCACACCCAATGCGGCTGGCTTGGATTTGATTACCGATGGGGTTGAGGGTTTTATTGTGCCTATTCGGGATGTGGATGCGCTGAAGACGCGGTTAGAGTGGTGCTATCAGCATCCTGAGCAGTTGGCAGCCATGGGACGCAATGCTCGTCGCAAGGCAGAGGAATTAAGTT